A stretch of the Aphis gossypii isolate Hap1 chromosome 2, ASM2018417v2, whole genome shotgun sequence genome encodes the following:
- the LOC114127426 gene encoding E3 ubiquitin-protein ligase RNF13 isoform X2 gives MFRKATAFIALIAFATTVKCDISIYNKDQQQLDLEFKDAQSLFGADIPSDGIKGYIMSAVPEDGCTKIGSPPKSGSWFALIKRGNCNFDVKVRNAQNSNYTLAIIFNVNSSIVVPMNGKNTSDIVIPSVFVGESTGIMLRDYYDYLNGYYVIIDNSQFPFDINLNLLLPFAVIVALIKWIKDRRRAFRHRLPASILRKIPISTFVKGDPYDTCAICLDDYMDGDKLRILPCAHAYHCKCIDPWLTRNRRFCPICKRRVYGNNEDLHSVAYSSDTDSDEPNDRTPLVTPGINNSNSLGVGTFRSFRGRVFTRGRSANTVPVHPPVLSSINVANADYDTVSSQTDSSDSMLSDYQNLYDAPAQQSVSASMSNSVNNLAPELMNNPEPSRTNVQNHIV, from the exons atgtttagaaagGCAACGGCATTTATTGCCTTAATAGCCTTTGCAACTACAGTAAAATGTGACATtagcatatataataaagatcAGCAACAGCTAGATTTAGAGTTTAAAGATGCACAATCTCTTTTTGGAGCGGATATACCTTCCGATGGCATTaaa ggTTATATTATGAGTGCTGTACCTGAAGATGGTTGTACTAAAATTGGATCTCCGCCCAAAAGTGGAAGTTGGTTTGCCTTAATTAAAAGAggaaattgtaattttgatgTAAAAGTTAGGAATGCTCAAAATAGCAATTATACATTAGCcattatattcaatgttaaCTCTAGTATTGTtg tgcCAATGAATGGTAAAAATACAAGTGATATAGTCATTCCGTCAGTTTTTGTTGGTGAAAGTACTGGGATTATGTTGAGAGACTACTATGATTATCTAAAcgg ctATTATGTGATTATAGACAATAGTCAATTCCCATTTGATATAAACTTGAATTTATTGTTGCCATTTGCTGTGATTGTTGCG ttaattaaatggaTTAAAGACCGAAGACGAGCATTTAGACATCGATTACCTGCATCTATTCTTCGTAAAATTCCGATCTCAACATTTGTGAAAGGTGATCCATATGATACTTGTGCCATATGTTTAGATGATTATATGGATGGAGACAAATTAAGAATTTTGCCATGTGCTCATG cttatcattgtaaatgtattgatCCATGGTTAACAAGAAACCGACGATTTTGTCCTATCTGTAAACGCAGAGTTTATGGCAATAATGAAGATCTACACTCTGTGGCATATTCTTCAGATACTGATAGTGATGAGCCCAATGATAGAACTCCATTAGTTACACctggtattaataattcaaattcttTGGGTGTTGGTACATTCCGTAGTTTCAGA GGACGTGTGTTCACTCGTGGTAGATCAGCTAATACTGTTCCCGTGCATCCTCCAGTTTTGTCATCAATAAATGTAGCCAACGCAGACTATGACACAGTATCATCTCAAACAGATTCATCAGATTCAATGTTATCAGATTATCAAAATCTGTATGATGCACCAGCCCAACAATCGGTTTCAGCATCCATGTCAA ATTCAGTGAATAATTTGGCTCCAGAACTGATGAACAACCCAGAACCAAGCAGAACAAATGTGCAGAACCATATTGTTTAA
- the LOC114127426 gene encoding E3 ubiquitin-protein ligase RNF13 isoform X1, with translation MFRKATAFIALIAFATTVKCDISIYNKDQQQLDLEFKDAQSLFGADIPSDGIKGYIMSAVPEDGCTKIGSPPKSGSWFALIKRGNCNFDVKVRNAQNSNYTLAIIFNVNSSIVVPMNGKNTSDIVIPSVFVGESTGIMLRDYYDYLNGYYVIIDNSQFPFDINLNLLLPFAVIVAVCFFAMLGFMLIKWIKDRRRAFRHRLPASILRKIPISTFVKGDPYDTCAICLDDYMDGDKLRILPCAHAYHCKCIDPWLTRNRRFCPICKRRVYGNNEDLHSVAYSSDTDSDEPNDRTPLVTPGINNSNSLGVGTFRSFRGRVFTRGRSANTVPVHPPVLSSINVANADYDTVSSQTDSSDSMLSDYQNLYDAPAQQSVSASMSNSVNNLAPELMNNPEPSRTNVQNHIV, from the exons atgtttagaaagGCAACGGCATTTATTGCCTTAATAGCCTTTGCAACTACAGTAAAATGTGACATtagcatatataataaagatcAGCAACAGCTAGATTTAGAGTTTAAAGATGCACAATCTCTTTTTGGAGCGGATATACCTTCCGATGGCATTaaa ggTTATATTATGAGTGCTGTACCTGAAGATGGTTGTACTAAAATTGGATCTCCGCCCAAAAGTGGAAGTTGGTTTGCCTTAATTAAAAGAggaaattgtaattttgatgTAAAAGTTAGGAATGCTCAAAATAGCAATTATACATTAGCcattatattcaatgttaaCTCTAGTATTGTtg tgcCAATGAATGGTAAAAATACAAGTGATATAGTCATTCCGTCAGTTTTTGTTGGTGAAAGTACTGGGATTATGTTGAGAGACTACTATGATTATCTAAAcgg ctATTATGTGATTATAGACAATAGTCAATTCCCATTTGATATAAACTTGAATTTATTGTTGCCATTTGCTGTGATTGTTGCGGTATGTTTCTTCGCAATGCTTGGGTTtatg ttaattaaatggaTTAAAGACCGAAGACGAGCATTTAGACATCGATTACCTGCATCTATTCTTCGTAAAATTCCGATCTCAACATTTGTGAAAGGTGATCCATATGATACTTGTGCCATATGTTTAGATGATTATATGGATGGAGACAAATTAAGAATTTTGCCATGTGCTCATG cttatcattgtaaatgtattgatCCATGGTTAACAAGAAACCGACGATTTTGTCCTATCTGTAAACGCAGAGTTTATGGCAATAATGAAGATCTACACTCTGTGGCATATTCTTCAGATACTGATAGTGATGAGCCCAATGATAGAACTCCATTAGTTACACctggtattaataattcaaattcttTGGGTGTTGGTACATTCCGTAGTTTCAGA GGACGTGTGTTCACTCGTGGTAGATCAGCTAATACTGTTCCCGTGCATCCTCCAGTTTTGTCATCAATAAATGTAGCCAACGCAGACTATGACACAGTATCATCTCAAACAGATTCATCAGATTCAATGTTATCAGATTATCAAAATCTGTATGATGCACCAGCCCAACAATCGGTTTCAGCATCCATGTCAA ATTCAGTGAATAATTTGGCTCCAGAACTGATGAACAACCCAGAACCAAGCAGAACAAATGTGCAGAACCATATTGTTTAA